Genomic DNA from Leptotrichia wadei:
TTGTAAAATTATTACATAAAAATATACTTTTAAATTTATAATATTGTTTAACAAATTGAAATGTTTAATTTAGAGAGAAACCCATTTTTTATTTATTATATAATATTTTGGGTTTTCTCTTTTTTATTTTTGAATTGATAAATGAATTTAATTTATTAAATCGAATAAATATCTATCTCGTTATCATAATATCTTCTCAGGAAGTTTTGTAATCTTTTACTTCCAGAACTTTTAAAAATTTCTTCAGGCACTCCTTCTTCTATGATTTTTCCTGAATCCATAAATACAATATAATCAGAAATTTCCCTTGCAAACTGCATTTCATGGGTAACAATTATCATTGTCATATTTTCTTTTACCATATCTTTTATAACTTTCAGAACTTCTCCTATAAGTTCAGGATCAAGTGCCGAAGTTGGTTCATCAAGCAAAATTACCTCTGGACTCATCGCAACCGCCCTTGCGATTCCCACTCTTTGCTGCTGCCCCCCAGAAAGCTGATTTGGGTAAAATTCGGCTTTATCTTTTAATCCTACTTTTTCAAGCATTTTCAATCCAATTTCTATTGCTTCGTTCTTATTCATTTTTTTTACAATCAAAAGACCTTCAATTACATTTTCCAAAGCAGTTTTGTTTTTGAATAAATTATAATTCTGAAAAACCATTGTCGTATTTTTTCTAAGCCTATTTATATCTTTTTTATTTATTTTACTCAAGTCAAATGTTTCGTTTCCAAAAGTTATTGTTCCCGATGAAGCTGTTTCAAGAAAATTAAGGCTTCGTAAAAATGTTGATTTTCCCGACCCACTCGGTCCTATGATGCTTATTACCTGTCCTTTTTCTATTTTAAAGTTTATTCCTTTCAAAACTTCATTTTTTCCAAAAGACAATTTTAGATTTTCAACCTTTATCATTTTACAGTCCACCTACTCTCAGTTTCTTTTCCACAATTCCCATGACTTTTTCCACAATTATACAAACAACCCAGTAAATTCCTGAAACTACGATATATGCTTCAAAAATATCCAGTCCTGAAGCTGAAATTATTTTTGCCTTTCCAATCATTTCCACAATTGAAACTGAAAAAGCAAGTGAGGAATCCTTTATCAAACTTATAAAAGTATTTCCAAAATTAGGAAAAGTTATTATAATCGCCTGCGGAAGTACAATTCTTCTCATTGCCTGCCACTTTGTCATTCCAATAGACAATGCAGCTTCAACTTGCCCTTTATCCACCGACTGAATTGCCGCCCTGAATGTTTCCGACAGATAACCTGATACATTTAAAATAAATGCCACATAAACAAAGATAATCGCAGGAATATTATTCACATCTATATTAAATCCATACTTTAAATGTATATAATCTAATATTTTAGGCAATCCATAATAGGCAAGGTAAATCTGAACTAAAAGAGGTGTCCCTCTTATAAAGGACACATAAATTGTAGCAAGCCTTGTCAGCACAGGAATTTTATTTATTCTCACAAGTGCGATAAAAAAACTAAGTATCAGCGAAAATATCATCGTAACAATCGCAATATTCAGAGTCATCGGCAATGCTTTCAGTATTTCTGGAATCGCTCTT
This window encodes:
- a CDS encoding amino acid ABC transporter permease; this translates as MNNNVPFLNWGFMVRAIPEILKALPMTLNIAIVTMIFSLILSFFIALVRINKIPVLTRLATIYVSFIRGTPLLVQIYLAYYGLPKILDYIHLKYGFNIDVNNIPAIIFVYVAFILNVSGYLSETFRAAIQSVDKGQVEAALSIGMTKWQAMRRIVLPQAIIITFPNFGNTFISLIKDSSLAFSVSIVEMIGKAKIISASGLDIFEAYIVVSGIYWVVCIIVEKVMGIVEKKLRVGGL
- a CDS encoding amino acid ABC transporter ATP-binding protein, with protein sequence MIKVENLKLSFGKNEVLKGINFKIEKGQVISIIGPSGSGKSTFLRSLNFLETASSGTITFGNETFDLSKINKKDINRLRKNTTMVFQNYNLFKNKTALENVIEGLLIVKKMNKNEAIEIGLKMLEKVGLKDKAEFYPNQLSGGQQQRVGIARAVAMSPEVILLDEPTSALDPELIGEVLKVIKDMVKENMTMIIVTHEMQFAREISDYIVFMDSGKIIEEGVPEEIFKSSGSKRLQNFLRRYYDNEIDIYSI